In Selenomonadales bacterium, a single genomic region encodes these proteins:
- a CDS encoding pre-16S rRNA-processing nuclease YqgF, with protein MGSVIAIDPGRDKCGVAILSEDGSFVQAVIKTDDLCTWVNDSRKKHSDAPVIIGNGTGSQAAYERLRAECGAEPLFVEEYKTTEEARRRYWQENPPAGWRRLMPTSMQVPPVPVDGYVAVILAERYRNALKEE; from the coding sequence ATGGGAAGTGTTATAGCGATCGATCCCGGCAGAGATAAATGCGGTGTTGCGATCTTGTCGGAAGACGGCTCGTTCGTACAAGCTGTGATCAAGACGGACGATCTTTGTACATGGGTGAACGATTCTCGTAAGAAGCATAGCGATGCGCCTGTCATCATCGGCAACGGCACAGGCAGTCAGGCTGCGTATGAGCGACTGCGGGCAGAATGTGGTGCAGAGCCTCTTTTTGTAGAAGAGTATAAGACGACAGAAGAAGCACGCAGACGATATTGGCAGGAAAATCCGCCCGCAGGCTGGAGAAGGCTGATGCCCACCTCGATGCAGGTACCACCTGTCCCTGTTGACGGGTATGTAGCGGTCATTTTGGCAGAACGATATCGAAATGCGTTGAAGGAGGAATAA
- a CDS encoding S-layer homology domain-containing protein, with the protein MKKRLLKTAVVSALAVSFAVPAFAADASELFSDVPTGHWAYDAVMSLADAGLIEGYEDGSFGGERTMTRYEMAKVVDSLMEQADVSEEQKALIDDLAVEFTNEIGSLRDEVNEIKDEQERIKVSGDTRIRYASLEDNGDKTDYRARLTVDGKVSDDITFSGRIATGDTPHNEGGAHVVLDTANIGFELLGLDTTLGRQDLKLGTGMLMDDTFNGAAAQKGGLKVFYGKYDGENFDGDEYKDTLFGAEYKTELGVADIALDYMKADDANQEFYGANTEIGLGDNFALNAEFIKENESGDKALAYGISHKKTGLSAKYRDVEKGAYTSFGSMAYDLNTGSFADGFKGMEYSLTHDVSDNAVLNIVYQDFEKQDGTKLDGRTAATLDIRF; encoded by the coding sequence ATGAAAAAAAGATTGTTAAAAACAGCAGTAGTGAGCGCGCTCGCAGTATCGTTTGCGGTTCCCGCGTTTGCGGCAGACGCAAGTGAGCTTTTCTCGGATGTGCCGACAGGCCACTGGGCATATGATGCCGTAATGAGCCTTGCAGACGCAGGCCTCATCGAAGGATATGAAGACGGCAGTTTCGGCGGTGAGCGTACGATGACGCGCTACGAGATGGCAAAAGTCGTCGACAGCTTGATGGAACAGGCTGATGTCAGCGAAGAGCAAAAAGCACTTATCGACGATTTGGCAGTTGAGTTCACGAACGAGATCGGATCGCTTCGCGATGAAGTGAACGAAATCAAAGACGAACAAGAGCGTATCAAAGTGAGCGGTGACACCCGTATCCGTTACGCATCGCTCGAAGATAACGGTGACAAGACAGACTACCGTGCGCGTCTTACCGTAGACGGTAAAGTCAGCGACGACATCACGTTCAGTGGTCGAATCGCAACAGGCGATACACCGCATAACGAAGGCGGTGCACATGTCGTACTCGATACGGCGAACATCGGATTCGAGTTATTGGGCCTTGATACGACGCTCGGTCGCCAAGACCTCAAACTCGGCACAGGCATGCTGATGGATGACACCTTCAATGGTGCTGCTGCCCAAAAAGGCGGACTCAAAGTATTCTACGGTAAGTATGATGGTGAAAACTTCGACGGCGATGAGTACAAGGATACCCTTTTCGGTGCAGAATATAAGACGGAACTCGGCGTAGCCGATATCGCGCTTGACTATATGAAAGCCGACGATGCGAATCAAGAATTCTACGGTGCGAATACCGAGATCGGTCTTGGTGACAACTTTGCCTTGAATGCAGAATTCATCAAAGAAAACGAAAGTGGTGACAAAGCACTTGCTTACGGTATCAGCCACAAAAAGACAGGACTTTCGGCAAAATACCGCGATGTTGAGAAAGGTGCCTACACCAGCTTCGGTTCGATGGCATACGACCTTAATACAGGCTCGTTTGCCGATGGATTCAAAGGCATGGAATACAGCTTGACGCATGATGTCAGCGACAATGCAGTGCTTAACATCGTATATCAAGACTTCGAAAAACAAGACGGGACGAAACTTGACGGCAGAACGGCCGCAACGCTCGACATCCGCTTCTAA